In Lapillicoccus jejuensis, the DNA window CGACGAGCTGGTCTCGCAGCGCGGGCTGCGCACCCCGTTCCTGAGGGTCGCGCGGGGCGGGACGACGTACGCCGACCGGCAGTTCACCGACGGCGGCGGCGTGGGCGCCGCGATCGCCGACCAGGTCAGCGACGACAAGCTGCTCCACCTCTTCGCCGAGGGCGCGACCCTCGTCCTGCAGGGCCTGCACCGCTCCTGGCCCGCCGTCACCGCCTTCTCCCAGCAGCTGGCCGAGGACCTCGGCCACCCGGTGCAGGCCAACGCGTACGTCACCCCGCCGCAGAGCACGGGGTTCAGCGACCACTACGACGTCCACGACGTCTTCGTCCTGCAGGTGTCGGGCGAGAAGCGCTGGCGCATCCACGCGCCCGTGCACCCGCTCCCCCACCGCGACGAGCCGTGGACCGACCACAAGGCCGCCGTCGAGGCCGCGGCCACGACCCCCCCGGTCATCGAGGCGACCCTGCGCCCCGGCGACTGCCTCTACCTCCCGCGCGGCTACCTGCACGCCGCCACTGCGCTCGGTGGGGTGAGCACGCACCTCACCCTCGGCGTGCACGCCTGGACCGGCCGGCACCTCGCCGACGAGCTCGTCGCCCAGGCCGTACGACGCGCCGCCACCGGCCGCGCCCTGCGCGAGCCCCTGCCGCTCGCCGTCGACCTCGGCGACGCCGACGAGCTGCGCCCGCACGTCGAGCAGGTGCGCGACGAGCTGGTCGAGACGCTGCGGACGATGTCGGGCGCCGACCTCGCCGCGGCGCTGGCCCGCACCGTGCGCCGGACCCAGCGGG includes these proteins:
- a CDS encoding JmjC domain-containing protein, whose translation is MSAPTSTGVSVRQGGHPALERLLSVPVDEFATRCWGREPLLSTAAERGAAGRGDTFLDLLSPAAVDELVSQRGLRTPFLRVARGGTTYADRQFTDGGGVGAAIADQVSDDKLLHLFAEGATLVLQGLHRSWPAVTAFSQQLAEDLGHPVQANAYVTPPQSTGFSDHYDVHDVFVLQVSGEKRWRIHAPVHPLPHRDEPWTDHKAAVEAAATTPPVIEATLRPGDCLYLPRGYLHAATALGGVSTHLTLGVHAWTGRHLADELVAQAVRRAATGRALREPLPLAVDLGDADELRPHVEQVRDELVETLRTMSGADLAAALARTVRRTQRAAPVGPLAQTEAARALADDAVPGHDAPIALALRAHLQARLVTAENGLRLVSRAAPVDLSDAEVDAVRRLLAERVADVGSLGRDLARRLLLAGVVVPG